The Pan troglodytes isolate AG18354 chromosome 7, NHGRI_mPanTro3-v2.0_pri, whole genome shotgun sequence genome has a window encoding:
- the TNFRSF11B gene encoding tumor necrosis factor receptor superfamily member 11B — protein sequence MSARAAETHRSARPAAASKPLRFPGTTMNKLLCCALVFLDISIKWTTQETFPPKYLHYDEETSHQLLCDKCPPGTYLKQHCTAKWKTVCAPCPDHYYTDSWHTSDECLYCSPVCKELQYVKQECNRTHNRVCECKEGRYLEIEFCLKHRSCPPGFGVVQAGTPERNTVCKRCPDGFFSNETSSKAPCRKHTNCSVFGLLLTQKGNATHDNICSGNSESTQKCGIDVTLCEEAFFRFAVPTKFTPNWLSVLVDNLPGTKVNAESVERIKRRHSSQEQTFQLLKLWKHQNKDQDIVKKIIQDIDLCENSVQRHIGHANLTFEQLRSLMESLPGKKVGAEDIEKTIKACKPSDQILKLLSLWRIKNGDQDTLKGLMHALKHSKTYHFPKTVTQSLKKTIRFLHSFTMYKLYQKLFLEMIGNQVQSVKISCL from the exons TTTCTGGACATCTCCATTAAGTGGACCACCCAGGAAACATTTCCTCCAAAGTACCTTCATTATGATGAAGAAACCTCTCATCAGCTGTTGTGTGACAAATGTCCTCCTGGTACCTACCTAAAACAACACTGTACAGCAAAGTGGAAGACCGTGTGCGCCCCTTGCCCTGACCACTACTACACAGACAGCTGGCACACCAGTGACGAGTGTCTATACTGCAGCCCCGTGTGCAAGGAGCTGCAGTACGTCAAGCAGGAGTGCAATCGCACCCACAACCGCGTGTGTGAATGCAAGGAAGGGCGCTACCTTGAGATAGAGTTCTGCTTGAAACATAGGAGCTGCCCTCCTGGATTTGGAGTGGTGCAAGCTG GAACCCCAGAGCGAAATACAGTTTGCAAAAGATGTCCAGATGGGTTCTTCTCAAATGAGACGTCATCTAAAGCACCCTGTAGAAAACACACAAATTGCAGTGTCTTTGGTCTCCTGCTAACTCAGAAAGGAAATGCAACACACGACAATATATGTTCCGGAAACAGTGAATCAACTCAAAAATGTGGAATAG ATGTTACCCTGTGTGAGGAGGCATTCTTCAGGTTTGCTGTTCCTACAAAGTTTACGCCTAACTGGCTTAGTGTCTTGGTAGACAATTTGCCTGGCACCAAAGTAAACGCAGAGAGTGTAGAGAGGATAAAACGGCGACACAGCTCACAAGAACAGACTTTCCAGCTGCTGAAGTTatggaaacatcaaaacaaaGACCAAGATATAGTCAAGAAGATCATCCAAG ATATTGACCTCTGTGAAAACAGCGTGCAGCGGCACATTGGACATGCTAACCTCACCTTCGAGCAGCTTCGTAGCTTGATGGAAAGCTTACCGGGAAAGAAAGTGGGAGCAGAAGACATTGAAAAAACAATAAAGGCATGCAAACCCAGTGACCAGATCCTGAAGCTGCTCAGTTTGTGGCGAATAAAAAATGGCGACCAAGACACCTTGAAGGGCCTAATGCACGCACTAAAGCACTCGAAGACGTACCACTTTCCCAAAACTGTCACTCAGAGTCTAAAGAAGACCATCAGGTTCCTTCACAGCTTCACAATGTACAAATTGTATCAGaagttatttttagaaatgatAGGTAACCAGGTCCAATCAGTAAAAATAAGCTGCTTATAA